Proteins from one Primulina huaijiensis isolate GDHJ02 chromosome 18, ASM1229523v2, whole genome shotgun sequence genomic window:
- the LOC140964860 gene encoding probable WRKY transcription factor 24 yields MLNQSTVFEEQDHVIISSQLSGFFPVNPHTNFTSTPLEFPLINHHQPFKTLATSLSTPLPSLEAADQPLPIKRKDDEFTTNFAGSQFLSLQRSPANYWAWGEVSDCMSMKFVGDHEHQIVGVSPIKMKKIYKGRRKVREPRFCFKTMSDIDVLDDGYKWRKYGQKVVKNTQHPRSYYRCTQDNCRVKKRVERLADDPRMVITTYEGRHIHSPSHDNDDESQSTISQLGHFFASSKHFTSCGFP; encoded by the exons ATGCTGAACCAAAGTACTGTATTTGAGGAACAAGATCATGTAATAATCTCATCACAACTTTCAGGGTTTTTCCCTGTTAATCCCCACACAAACTTTACCTCAACTCCATTAGAATTCCCCCTAATTAATCATCATCAACCCTTCAAAACCCTCGCAACAAGTCTCAGCACACCTCTTCCTTCACTTGAAGCTGCAGATCAACCTCTACCCATAAAGCGAAAGGATGATGAATTCACAACTAACTTTGCAGGATCACAGTTTCTTTCTTTGCAAAGATCACCAGCAAATTATTG GGCATGGGGAGAAGTGAGTGATTGCATGAGCATGAAATTTGTAGGAGATCATGAGCATCAGATCGTCGGGGTATCACCAATCAAGATGAAGAAGATTTACAAGGGAAGGAGAAAGGTAAGAGAGCCAAGATTTTGCTTCAAAACAATGAGTGATATAGATGTGTTGGATGATGGTTATAAGTGGAGAAAATATGGACAGAAAGTGGTCAAGAACACCCAACATCCTAG GAGTTACTATAGATGTACACAAGATAATTGCCGAGTAAAAAAGCGTGTGGAGCGATTAGCAGACGACCCAAGAATGGTGATAACTACATATGAAGGAAGACACATACATTCTCCATCACATGACAATGACGATGAATCTCAATCTACAATATCTCAACTTGGTCATTTCTTTGCATCCTCCAAGCACTTCACATCATGTGGATTTCCTTGA
- the LOC140964334 gene encoding systemin receptor SR160 yields MLNTHPTSLTQSFLTPFIFTFSPISVYTHHLLPFCDERNERPVQFLTRKKKLKYPIKIQYLNMKQRHCAESFFLCYHLCIFFFLFVTLSSPQLSSAAVNGVNKDSQMLISFKNSLPNPDQLLSWQPNISPCNFTGVSCKNFRVSSIVLSGYTLDADLSKVGTFLLSLPGLESLVLNKAAIFGQISSLSRFSCGSVLSSVDLAGNAVSGPITDISAFGVCSGLVFLNLSTNSIGPPLKEVAGSSGLSSLQVLDVSFNSISGSNVVSWLFSGGFSELQRLYLKGSKLGGSLSELNINNLMHLDLSLNNFSTGFPSFGKCSNLQHLDLSSNKFSGEIGNSLFSCGKLSFLNLTSNQLTGDVPMLPIGSIQYLYLQKNGFHGVIPKNLSDLCTTLVELDLSYNYLIDPVPESLGTCSSLELLDISNNSFVGELPVGTLLNLRNLKTLVLSFNNFVGGLPDSFSNLANLETLDVSSNNISGLIPSGLCQDPRNSLKELYLQNNMFTGAVPESLSNCSQLESLDLSFNYLNGSIPPSLGSLSKLRDVILWLNQLQGEIPQEFMYLQSLENLILDFNELTGPVPDSLSNCTNLNWISLSNNRLTGEIPASLGLLANLAILKLGNNLLSGNIPAELGDCRSLIWLDLNTNLLNGTIPPALFKQSGNIAVALLTGKRYVYIKNDGSKQCHGAGNLLEFGGIRQEQLDRISTRHPCNFTRVYRGITKPTFNHNGSMIFFDLSYNRLEGSIPKELGSMFYLFILNLGHNDLSGTIPEELQGLKSLAILDLSYNRLNGTIPVALESLAFLGEIDLSNNNLSGPIPESAPFDTFPDSRFANNSGLCGYPLPPCGSALGPATGQHPKSHRRQASLAGSVAMGLLFSLFCIFGLIIVAVETKKRRKKKEAALEAYMENHSNSATAQSVWKLSAREALSISIATFEKPLAKLTFADLLEATNSFHHDCLVGSGGFGDVYKAQLKDGNVVAIKKLIHVSGQGDKEFTAEMETIGKVKHRNLVPLLGYCKVGEERLLVYEYMKYGSLEDVLHDRKKIGIKLSWVSRRKIAIGSARGLAFLHNCIPHIIHRDMKSSNVLIDENLEARVSDFGMARHMSAMDTHLSVSTLAGTPGYVPPEYYQSFRCSTKGDVYSYGVVLLELLTGKQPTDSADFGDNNLVGWVKQHAKTRISDVFDPQIMKEDPSLEIELLQHLKVACACLDDRPWKRPTMIQVMAMFKEIQAGSGLDPASSIIAIEEGGFTTVEGVEMSIKDNELSKNL; encoded by the coding sequence CATCTTCTTCCTTTCTGCGATGAAAGAAACGAAAGACCAGTTCAGTTCCTAAccaggaaaaaaaaactaaaatacccCATCAAGATTCAATATTTGAACATGAAACAACGCCACTGTGCCGAATCTTTCTTCCTTTGTTATCACCTTTgtatcttcttcttccttttcGTTACCTTGTCATCTCCTCAGCTGTCTTCAGCCGCCGTAAATGGAGTCAATAAAGACTCCCAGATGCTCATTTCATTCAAAAACTCGCTTCCGAACCCCGACCAACTCCTCAGCTGGCAGCCTAATATCTCCCCTTGCAATTTCACCGGTGTTTCCTGTAAAAACTTTAGAGTTTCCTCTATTGTCCTCTCTGGTTATACTCTCGACGCGGACTTGTCGAAAGTTGGGACTTTCTTGCTTTCTTTGCCGGGATTGGAGTCTCTTGTGCTTAATAAAGCTGCCATCTTTGGTCAAATATCCTCTCTTTCAAGATTCTCCTGCGGCAGTGTGTTAAGTTCCGTAGATCTAGCTGGAAACGCCGTCTCAGGTCCTATTACTGATATCTCTGCCTTTGGGGTTTGCTCTGGTTTGGTTTTTCTCAATCTTTCCACGAATTCGATTGGCCCCCCGCTGAAAGAAGTTGCCGGGAGCTCTGGGTTGTCGTCTTTACAAGTTCTTGATGTTTCTTTCAACAGCATTTCCGGTTCGAACGTGGTCTCTTGGCTTTTTTCGGGTGGGTTTTCTGAGCTGCAGCGCCTGTATTTAAAGGGTAGTAAATTGGGGGGAAGTTTGTCAGAGTTAAACATCAACAATCTGATGCATTTGGATCTTTCCCTCAACAATTTCTCCACGGGTTTTCCCTCGTTTGGGAAATGCTCCAATCTGCAACACCTGGACTTGTCTTCTAATAAATTTTCCGGTGAAATTGGGAACTCGCTTTTTTCATGCGGGAAGTTGAGTTTCCTCAATCTCACCAGTAACCAGCTCACAGGAGATGTTCCAATGCTGCCAATTGGGAGTATACAGTATCTTTACCTCCAAAAAAATGGATTTCATGGTGTTATTCCTAAAAACCTATCTGATTTGTGTACAACGCTTGTGGAGTTGGATTTGTCTTATAATTATCTGATAGATCCTGTGCCTGAAAGTCTCGGCACCTGCTCTTCTTTGGAGTTACTCGATATCTCGAACAACAGTTTCGTTGGTGAGTTGCCTGTTGGAACCCTCTTGAATTTGAGAAATTTGAAGACTTTGGTTCTATCTTTCAATAATTTTGTGGGTGGGTTGCCTGATTCTTTTTCAAATTTGGCAAATTTGGAAACATTAGATGTGAGCTCCAATAACATTTCTGGTTTGATCCCTTCTGGGCTTTGCCAAGATCCGAGGAATAGTTTGAAAGAGCTGTACCTTCAGAATAACATGTTCACAGGCGCAGTACCCGAGAGTCTGAGCAACTGTTCACAGTTGGAGTCGCTTGATCTTAGTTTCAATTATTTGAATGGGTCAATCCCACCTAGCCTCGGATCCTTGTCGAAATTGAGGGATGTTATCTTGTGGTTGAACCAACTGCAAGGTGAGATCCCTCAGGAGTTTATGTACTTGCAGAGTTTGGAGAACTTGATCCTCGATTTCAATGAATTGACAGGGCCGGTTCCAGATTCTCTTAGCAATTGCACTAATTTGAATTGGATTTCTTTGTCTAATAACCGATTGACCGGGGAAATTCCAGCTTCTTTAGGCCTTTTGGCTAATCTAGCGATTCTCAAACTTGGGAACAATTTGTTATCGGGTAATATTCCTGCCGAGTTGGGGGATTGTCGAAGCTTGATTTGGTTGGATCTCAATACGAATTTGTTGAACGGTACCATTCCACCTGCTCTTTTCAAGCAATCCGGCAATATTGCTGTGGCATTGCTCACCGGGAAAAGGTATGTTTATATAAAGAACGACGGAAGCAAGCAGTGTCACGGAGCTGGGAATCTGCTTGAGTTTGGGGGCATTCGGCAGGAACAGTTGGACAGAATTTCAACAAGGCATCCTTGTAACTTTACCAGAGTGTACCGAGGCATCACTAAGCCAACATTTAACCACAATGGTTCGATGATTTTTTTCGACCTTTCTTACAACAGATTGGAGGGTAGCATACCTAAGGAGCTTGGGTCGATGTTCTACTTGTTTATACTAAATTTAGGACACAATGATCTTTCCGGTACCATTCCTGAAGAGCTTCAGGGATTGAAGAGTCTCGCTATTCTCGATTTGTCTTACAATAGGTTGAACGGAACGATTCCCGTGGCATTGGAGAGCCTCGCATTTCTTGGAGAGATTGATTTGTCGAATAATAATCTCTCTGGACCGATTCCTGAATCAGCACCGTTCGACACATTTCCTGATTCTAGATTTGCAAATAATTCAGGACTTTGTGGATACCCTCTTCCACCTTGTGGGTCGGCATTGGGCCCAGCCACTGGTCAGCATCCGAAATCTCACCGTAGGCAAGCATCCCTTGCAGGCAGTGTGGCGATGGGGTTGTTATTCTCTCTCTTCTGCATATTTGGTTTGATAATCGTGGCTGTGGAAACAAAAAAAAGGAGGAAGAAAAAGGAGGCAGCACTCGAGGCCTATATGGAGAATCACTCCAACTCGGCAACGGCACAAAGTGTGTGGAAGCTAAGTGCCCGTGAGGCGTTGAGCATCAGCATTGCCACTTTCGAAAAGCCTCTTGCGAAACTCACTTTCGCGGATCTTCTTGAAGCCACAAATAGCTTCCATCATGACTGCCTAGTAGGGAGTGGTGGTTTTGGTGATGTGTACAAAGCTCAGTTGAAGGATGGAAATGTTGTGGCAATTAAAAAGTTGATACATGTAAGTGGACAGGGCGATAAAGAATTCACCGCTGAGATGGAAACAATTGGAAAAGTTAAGCATCGGAACCTTGTCCCACTCCTTGGGTATTGCAAGGTCGGCGAAGAACGACTCTTGGTTTACGAGTATATGAAGTATGGAAGTCTCGAAGATGTTCTACACGACAGAAAGAAAATAGGGATAAAGCTAAGTTGGGTTTCAAGGCGAAAAATTGCTATTGGATCTGCCAGGGGATTGGCTTTTCTTCACAATTGCATCCCACATATAATTCATAGAGATATGAAATCTAGCAATGTCTTGATAGACGAAAACTTGGAGGCTAGAGTATCAGATTTTGGGATGGCACGGCACATGAGTGCCATGGACACACATTTGAGTGTTAGCACGTTAGCCGGAACTCCGGGATATGTCCCACCTGAATACTACCAAAGTTTTAGATGTTCTACAAAAGGAGACGTATATAGCTATGGAGTCGTTTTACTTGAGCTGCTTACCGGTAAGCAGCCTACCGATTCAGCTGATTTTGGTGACAACAATCTCGTGGGATGGGTGAAACAGCATGCAAAAACAAGAATAAGTGACGTTTTTGACCCACAAATAATGAAAGAAGATCCAAGCTTAGAAATCGAGCTGTTGCAGCATTTGAAAGTGGCATGTGCCTGCTTAGATGATCGACCTTGGAAACGGCCCACGATGATACAAGTCATGGCTATGTTTAAAGAGATTCAGGCAGGATCAGGACTCGATCCAGCTTCGTCGATTATTGCCATTGAGGAAGGCGGCTTTACTACAGTTGAAGGGGTAGAAATGAGCATAAAGGACAATGAATTGAGCAAGAATTTGTGA